A portion of the Paenibacillus sp. PvR098 genome contains these proteins:
- a CDS encoding TRAP transporter large permease, which produces MDAMWVLGISLLVTLFLGIPISFSLGISVFLSLLAGGVPVAFIGQTMVTSMDSFPILAIPLFILSGAMMESGGISQRLIQFVQSFTGQIRGGLGVVTILSCAIFAAISGSSPATVAAIGTIMIPAMVKAGFRKELAASISASGGGLGIIIPPSIPMILYGISTDTSIKDLFMAGFGPALVIIIFMLLLIGWIARRENLSKSGEQLSIRNVLQTFWRAKWSLMGPVIILGGIYSGIFTPTESAAVAVVYSFVVGMWVYRELSWKKLPQILINSSITAGTVLIIICTATGFARLMTLYQIPNILGDWITSLSDNPTVLLLIIAGFLLLIGTFMETVTVILILSPILLPVLVPLGVDPVHFGMIMVIGAEIGMLTPPVGVNLFVASSISGLPMGKLSYAMIPFVICMIAAYLLIVLLPQISLLLVR; this is translated from the coding sequence ATTGGCCGGAGGCGTCCCCGTTGCCTTCATAGGGCAAACGATGGTCACTTCCATGGATTCGTTTCCCATCCTGGCTATACCCTTGTTTATATTATCAGGCGCAATGATGGAATCGGGTGGAATATCCCAACGGCTTATTCAATTTGTGCAAAGTTTTACAGGACAGATCCGAGGTGGGTTAGGGGTTGTCACCATACTGTCCTGTGCCATTTTTGCTGCGATCTCGGGATCAAGTCCTGCTACTGTTGCCGCCATCGGGACGATTATGATACCTGCTATGGTGAAAGCGGGTTTCAGGAAAGAGTTAGCCGCTTCCATATCTGCAAGCGGTGGAGGGCTAGGCATCATCATCCCTCCATCGATTCCGATGATCTTGTATGGAATATCAACCGATACTTCAATAAAAGACTTATTTATGGCGGGTTTTGGACCGGCACTTGTGATTATCATCTTTATGCTGCTGCTGATAGGCTGGATTGCCAGAAGAGAAAACTTGAGCAAAAGTGGAGAGCAGCTTTCGATTCGAAACGTATTGCAAACCTTTTGGCGGGCCAAATGGAGTCTAATGGGACCGGTGATCATTCTGGGAGGGATTTACAGCGGGATTTTTACCCCGACTGAATCTGCTGCTGTTGCTGTGGTTTACAGTTTTGTCGTGGGCATGTGGGTTTATCGGGAACTATCCTGGAAAAAACTCCCCCAAATCTTGATCAACAGTTCGATTACGGCAGGAACCGTGCTGATAATTATCTGTACAGCCACAGGTTTTGCACGATTGATGACACTCTACCAAATTCCGAATATATTAGGTGATTGGATTACCAGCTTGTCGGATAATCCTACGGTCTTATTGCTTATCATAGCCGGGTTTCTACTGCTTATCGGTACTTTTATGGAAACCGTCACTGTCATATTAATATTATCCCCCATCCTGCTGCCGGTATTGGTACCGTTAGGGGTGGATCCGGTTCATTTTGGAATGATCATGGTAATAGGCGCGGAGATCGGTATGCTGACACCTCCCGTTGGAGTAAATTTATTCGTGGCATCCAGTATTTCCGGATTGCCGATGGGTAAATTGTCTTATGCCATGATTCCCTTTGTGATATGTATGATCGCAGCTTACTTATTGATCGTGCTGCTGCCCCAGATTTCCCTTCTGCTTGTCAGGTGA